Proteins found in one Aethina tumida isolate Nest 87 chromosome 1, icAetTumi1.1, whole genome shotgun sequence genomic segment:
- the LOC109601859 gene encoding ankyrin repeat domain-containing protein 40 isoform X2, whose amino-acid sequence MSSILEEKLREASCLGDTEAVLALLSQNINVNSSNIVNGWTALHWACKRNHEDIVRILLENGADKTLQTVKGETPASVCTSQNILDLLGVPYKPVNNHMDEELGMKFTPNYIKNPPINGQVDIGRLRSKHTDFSNMQTTTLPAAQNDDLVLKVKVQGSSDPDFIEVEIPRWKLTYNTLMKICCEELEILECQVERIRKLPNTRLRKDSDVKRLVDGQALEIVLKPPTGEKTTNCYQSISTCKNQTILY is encoded by the exons atgtcaagcattttagaagaaaaactACGCGAGGCCTCCTGTTTGGGTGACACGGAAGCGGTTTTGGCCCTATTAAGTCAGAACATCAACGTAAACTCGAGCAATATCGTGAACGGCTG GACAGCTTTGCATTGGGCTTGTAAAAGAAATCACGAGGATATAGTACGTATTTTACTCGAAAATGGGGCTGATAAGACTTTGCAAACGGTCAAAGGGGAAACACCCGCATCGGTTTGCACTTCACAGAACATTTTAGATTTGTTAGGTGTTCCATATAAACCTGTTAATAATCATATGGATGAAGAACTGGGTATGAAATTCAcgccaaattatataaaaaatcctcCAATTAATGGTCAGGTTGATATTGGAAGGCTGAGGAGTAAACACACTGATTTTTCTAACATGCAGACCACTACACTTCCTGCTGCTCAAAATGAtg ATTTGGTATTGAAGGTGAAAGTTCAGGGTTCAAGTGATCCAGATTTTATAGAAGTGGAAATTCCCAGGTGGAAACTCACTTACAACACTTTGATGAAGATTTGCTGTGAAGAGTTGGAGATTTTGGAATGCCAGGTTGAAAGAATTAGAAAGTTGCCAAATACTAGATTAAGAAAAGATAGTGATGTTAAAAGGTTGGTGGATGGACAAGCTTTAGAGATTGTTTTGAAGCCACCAACTGGAGAAAAAACGACAAATTGCTATCAAAGCATATCAACATGTAAGAATCAGACAATTCTATATTAA
- the LOC109601859 gene encoding ankyrin repeat domain-containing protein 40 isoform X4, with product MSSILEEKLREASCLGDTEAVLALLSQNINVNSSNIVNGWTALHWACKRNHEDIVRILLENGADKTLQTVKGETPASVCTSQNILDLLGVPYKPVNNHMDEELGMKFTPNYIKNPPINGQVDIGRLRSKHTDFSNMQTTTLPAAQNDDLVLKVKVQGSSDPDFIEVEIPRWKLTYNTLMKICCEELEILECQVERIRKLPNTRLRKDSDVKRLVDGQALEIVLKPPTGEKTTNCYQSIST from the exons atgtcaagcattttagaagaaaaactACGCGAGGCCTCCTGTTTGGGTGACACGGAAGCGGTTTTGGCCCTATTAAGTCAGAACATCAACGTAAACTCGAGCAATATCGTGAACGGCTG GACAGCTTTGCATTGGGCTTGTAAAAGAAATCACGAGGATATAGTACGTATTTTACTCGAAAATGGGGCTGATAAGACTTTGCAAACGGTCAAAGGGGAAACACCCGCATCGGTTTGCACTTCACAGAACATTTTAGATTTGTTAGGTGTTCCATATAAACCTGTTAATAATCATATGGATGAAGAACTGGGTATGAAATTCAcgccaaattatataaaaaatcctcCAATTAATGGTCAGGTTGATATTGGAAGGCTGAGGAGTAAACACACTGATTTTTCTAACATGCAGACCACTACACTTCCTGCTGCTCAAAATGAtg ATTTGGTATTGAAGGTGAAAGTTCAGGGTTCAAGTGATCCAGATTTTATAGAAGTGGAAATTCCCAGGTGGAAACTCACTTACAACACTTTGATGAAGATTTGCTGTGAAGAGTTGGAGATTTTGGAATGCCAGGTTGAAAGAATTAGAAAGTTGCCAAATACTAGATTAAGAAAAGATAGTGATGTTAAAAGGTTGGTGGATGGACAAGCTTTAGAGATTGTTTTGAAGCCACCAACTGGAGAAAAAACGACAAATTGCTATCAAAGCATATCAACAT ag
- the LOC109601856 gene encoding heparan sulfate glucosamine 3-O-sulfotransferase 3A1: MELVLTKKIIVALLILAAISLYVSFIFNSCLVASIARALPKWRNHPVVVNENRIFKYATSVRVVSLIEGNETDISPKYRLLREQGLQPARQLPSALIIGVKKGGTRALLEFVRIHPDVRAAGSEVHFFDKNYAKGFQWYRNHMPATLEGQLTIEKTPSYFITKEAPRRVQLMNPSTKLLVVVRDPVTRAISDYTQSVSKKPEMKPFEQLVFVNGSIGRLIDTSWGPVKLGIYSRYLIRWLKFFPLSQFLFISGERLVVDPASELKRVQEFLGLKQVVTEKHFYFNTTKGFPCLFKSEGHSSPHCLGKTKGRSHPFIDPVVLQRLRDFYRPFNNRFYQMTGINFGWA, encoded by the exons ATGGAACTTGTGCTGACTAAAAAGATTATCGTGGCCCTGCTTATATTGGCCGCGATTTCGTTGTACGTTTCGTTTATTTTCAACTCTTGTCTGGTTGCAAGCATTGCTCGAGCACTACCCAAG tggaGAAATCATCCTGTTGTGGTCAACGAAAATCGCATCTTCAAATACGCAACGTCCGTCCGCGTGGTCTCACTCATCGAGGGAAACGAAACGGACATCTCCCCCAAATACCGATTGCTGCGCGAACAAGGCCTCCAGCCTGCCCGCCAGTTACCCTCTGCTCTGATCATAGGCGTAAAAAAAGGTGGCACACGGGCCCTTCTAGAGTTCGTGCGCATCCATCCTGATGTGCGGGCGGCGGGTAGCGAAGTACACTTCTTCGACAAGAATTACGCGAAGGGATTCCAATGGTACAGGAACCACATGCCGGCCACTCTTGAGGGGCAGCTGACGATCGAGAAAACGCCGtcgtattttataacaaaagagGCTCCGAGGCGCGTCCAACTGATGAATCCGTCTACTAAGTTGTTGGTGGTGGTGAGGGATCCTGTTACGAGAGCTATTTCGGATTATACGCAGTCTGTTAGCAAAAAGCCGGAGATGAAGCCATTCGAACAATTGGTTTTCGTCAACGGTTCGATCGGACGTTTAATCGATACCTCTTGGGGACCCGTAAAGCTAGGCATTTACAGTAGATATTTAATCaggtggttaaaatttttcccTTTGTCGCAGTTCTTGTTTATCAGCGGCGAGCGATTGGTCGTCGATCCCGCAAGCGAATTGAAGCGGGTACAGGAATTCCTTGGGCTCAAACAAGTGGTTACTGAGAAGCATTTTTACTTCAACACCACCAAAGGGTTTCCTTGTTTGTTCAAGAGCGAGGGACACAGTTCACCACATTGTCTCGGCAAGACGAAAGGTCGTAGTCATCCGTTCATCGATCCAGTAGTACTGCAAAGGCTCAGGGATTTTTACAGGCCATTCAACAATAGGTTTTATCAGATGACTGGTATCAATTTCGGCTGGGCGTAA
- the LOC109601859 gene encoding ankyrin repeat domain-containing protein 40 isoform X3, translated as MSSILEEKLREASCLGDTEAVLALLSQNINVNSSNIVNGWTALHWACKRNHEDIVRILLENGADKTLQTVKGETPASVCTSQNILDLLGVPYKPVNNHMDEELGMKFTPNYIKNPPINGQVDIGRLRSKHTDFSNMQTTTLPAAQNDDLVLKVKVQGSSDPDFIEVEIPRWKLTYNTLMKICCEELEILECQVERIRKLPNTRLRKDSDVKRLVDGQALEIVLKPPTGEKTTNCYQSIST; from the exons atgtcaagcattttagaagaaaaactACGCGAGGCCTCCTGTTTGGGTGACACGGAAGCGGTTTTGGCCCTATTAAGTCAGAACATCAACGTAAACTCGAGCAATATCGTGAACGGCTG GACAGCTTTGCATTGGGCTTGTAAAAGAAATCACGAGGATATAGTACGTATTTTACTCGAAAATGGGGCTGATAAGACTTTGCAAACGGTCAAAGGGGAAACACCCGCATCGGTTTGCACTTCACAGAACATTTTAGATTTGTTAGGTGTTCCATATAAACCTGTTAATAATCATATGGATGAAGAACTGGGTATGAAATTCAcgccaaattatataaaaaatcctcCAATTAATGGTCAGGTTGATATTGGAAGGCTGAGGAGTAAACACACTGATTTTTCTAACATGCAGACCACTACACTTCCTGCTGCTCAAAATGAtg ATTTGGTATTGAAGGTGAAAGTTCAGGGTTCAAGTGATCCAGATTTTATAGAAGTGGAAATTCCCAGGTGGAAACTCACTTACAACACTTTGATGAAGATTTGCTGTGAAGAGTTGGAGATTTTGGAATGCCAGGTTGAAAGAATTAGAAAGTTGCCAAATACTAGATTAAGAAAAGATAGTGATGTTAAAAGGTTGGTGGATGGACAAGCTTTAGAGATTGTTTTGAAGCCACCAACTGGAGAAAAAACGACAAATTGCTATCAAAGCATATCAACAT GA
- the LOC109601858 gene encoding ribosomal L1 domain-containing protein 1-like — translation MVKIKELMTPKTPKVKKSLSTPLKTKQKSPKAENVKISPAKRAKNEHLDTPRPPKIAPNSENDKSAKKKSDQFVTPKPPKQVKSVPISENGKSAKKQQNQVGLVTPKSAKQLKSAPPSENGKSAKKQKQEEFVTPKVPKQVKPMLNSENGKSVKKQQENQKSPPNTVKGKAVKRQLEQEEFVTPKPPKQVTKSDAVSENGKSAKKKVLTPKQQSPKGNSAKKIVKKLPKGTPGKILKTHKNKKLSDFTENQETITLTGKKVKTEKTLANFSKIFNSDVEKKYKISASDVEKAITNVIHLAKTNPKLQNQLFNEKIPLFLQVNSIKISKGHAKLFRLPLKHSLLTPDDEICLIVPDIKGIKNKEHEKHLEQYEELLTKKGVNNIKKVMTFHEFRTEYETFELRNRLVDLYDHFLVDGRISGKVVRKCGKIFYKKRKVPNPIKLQVTKLKEHVEQSLCKTQFTMSAHSGSHLVQFGHSKMETKDLVENLFSLIEGLDKLYPGGFKNIRNLHVFTQRAASIPIFINLANQNKVKTPTTKRSKTKGAKSVKGELTTLTNVDVVVSRDGDVKVIKQDGEKEHPDEFGVEDLLKLHKKKKFSKRAMKKLRGKSHIVVENANGTVKEEKKEKKQRVLSGRVEKKWKKNKVKKNLAKLAPKKKVQKN, via the exons ATggtgaaaataaaagaattaatgaCGCCCAAAACTCCAAAAGTCAAAAAGAGTTTGTCTACACCGTTGAAAACAAAGCAAAAATCTCCAAAGgctgaaaatgttaaaatttcgcCGGCTAAACGTGCAAAGAATGAACATCTTGATACACCCAGACCACCAAAAATTGCACCGAACAGCGAAAACGATAAAAGTGCCAAGAAAAAATCAGATCAATTTGTTACACCCAAGCCGCCAAAGCAAGTAAAGTCTGTCCCAATTAGTGAAAATGGTAAAAGCGCGAAAAAGCAACAGAATCAGGTCGGACTTGTTACTCCTAAATCagcaaaacaattaaaatctgcACCGCCTAGTGAAAATGGTAAAAGTGCGAAGAAACAGAAACAGGAAGAGTTTGTTACTCCCAAGGTACCAAAACAAGTAAAACCCATGCTGAATAGTGAAAATGGTAAAAGTGTTAAGAAGCAACAGGAAAATCAGAAATCGCCACCAAACACTGTAAAAGGCAAAGCTGTGAAAAGGCAATTGGAACAGGAAGAGTTTGTTACTCCTAAACCACCAAAACAAGTGACAAAGTCTGATGCTGTTAGTGAGAATGGTAAAAGTGCTAAAAAGAAGGTTCTTACACCCAAACAGCAAAGTCCTAAAGGTAATAGTgctaagaaaattgttaaaaaattacctaagGGGACTCCAGGTAAAATCTTAAAGAcacacaaaaacaaaaaactttcagatttcaCAGAAAATCAGGAAACAATAACTTTGACTGGTAAAAAGGTTAAAACTGAAAAGACACTtgcaaatttttcaaaaatatttaattctgatGTGgagaaaaagtacaaaatttcAGCATCAGATGTTGAAAAAGCAATTACTAATGTAATTCATTTGGCTAAAACTAATCCTAAGTTACAGAACCAACTTTTCAATGAAAAAATCCCATTGTTCTTGCaagtaaattcaattaaaatcagCAAAGGACATGCAAAACTGTTCAGATTACCTTTAAAACATTCACTATTGACTCCAGATGATGAAATCTGTTTGATTGTCCCTGACATCAAAGGTATCAAAAATAAGGAACATGAGAAACACTTAGAACAGTATGAAGAACTATTAACCAAAAAAGGTgtcaataacataaaaaaagtCATGACTTTCCACGAATTCAGGACAGAATACGAAACATTTGAACTGAGAAATCGTTTGGTTGATTTGTATGACCACTTTTTAGTTGACGGAAGAATCAGCGGCAAAGTTGTCCGCAAATGtggcaaaatattttacaagaaaCGCAAAGTTCCCAACCCCATAAAGCTGCAGGTCACCAAACTGAAGGAACATGTCGAACAGAGTCTATGCAAAACTCAGTTTACTATGTCTGCACACAGTGGCAGTCACTTGGTGCAGTTTGGTCACAGTAAAATGGAAACCAAAGATCTGGTGGAGAATTTGTTTAGTCTGATTGAAGGATTAGACAAGTTGTATCCTGGTGGCTTCAAAAACATTAGGAACTTGCATGTTTTCACTCAAAGAGCGGCTTCCATCCCTATTTTCATCAATTTAG CAAATCAGAACAAAGTGAAAACACCAACAACCAAGAGATCTAAGACCAAGGGAGCTAAATCCGTGAAAGGTGAATTAACAACTCTCACAAATGTTGATGTTGTAGTCAGCAGAGATGGAGACGTTAAAGTCATCAAGCAGGATGGTGAAAAGGAACATCCTGATGAGTTTGGAGTTGAAGATTTGTTGAAGCTACacaaaaagaagaaattttcaaagaGGGCTATGAAAAAATTGAGGGGTAAGAGTCACATTGTTGTTGAAAATGCTAATGGAACtgttaaagaagaaaaaaaagaaaagaaacagAGAGTATTGAGTGGAAGAGTGGAGAAGAAGTGGAAAAAGAATAAGGTTAAGAAGAATCTTGCTAAACTTGCACCTAAGAAGAAAGTTCAGAAAAATTGA
- the LOC109601859 gene encoding tRNA-splicing endonuclease subunit Sen54 isoform X1 — MEELSKKCLEHHKNPVIKIKLPGTKLFLKSEENSDIIYTNEHLNHLKHVLGHLRVERRCGRAQSVWMQEEKLVKVTKVAKNIVNSFGFQDKNGIYLYPEEALFLMETNKLEIQVNENSLTIQEMYDYVLNLPNCGLNKYLVYKKLVLQGYKVMNKEVYERKLKRKLTAEDCANKRKLDVEEKVDKKLKIEGETSHPYSRSKEEKVTNVINEIFTKLQKNGPKIYEDFNENEDVDYFVFLPKNVTLKYDFRVFVRSKLDFHVEFGTSEKDIFGVCSNGSVTFYKISKVSIPNLS, encoded by the exons atggaagaatt atCCAAAAAATGCTTAGAACACCACAAAAATCCTgttattaaaatcaagttACCTGGTACAAAATTGTTCTTAAAATCAGAAGAAAACAGTGATATAATTTACACAAATGAACATTTAAACCATTTAAAACACGTGTTGGGTCATTTAAGAGTTGAAAGAAG atgCGGGAGGGCTCAGTCTGTTTGGATGCAAGAAGAGAAACTGGTGAAGGTTACCAAAGTtgctaaaaatattgttaattcatTTGGATTTCAAGATAAAAATGGAATATACTTGTATCCAGAAGAGGcactatttttaatggaaaca aataaacttGAGATTCAAGTAAATGAAAATTCCTTAACAATTCAAGAAATGTATGactatgttttaaatttacctaACTGTGGtcttaacaaatatttggtGTACAAAAAACTTGTTCTACAAGGATATAAAGTGATGAATAAAGAAGTATatgaaagaaaattgaaaaggaAACTAACAGCTGAAGATTGtgcaaataaaagaaaacttgATGTTGAAGAAAAAGttgataaaaaacttaaaattgaagGAGAAACTTCCCATCCCTATTCAAGATCAAAGGAAGAAAAGGTTACAAATgtcattaatgaaatattcaccAAGTTGCAAAAGAATGGCCCAAAAATCTATgaagattttaatgaaaatgaagATGTGGactattttgtgtttttgcccaaaaatgttacattaaaatacgATTTTAGAGTGTTTGTCAG gtCTAAATTGGATTTTCATGTTGAATTTGGAACAAGTGAAAAAGACATTTTTGGTGTTTGCTCTAATGGAAGcgtaactttttataaaatatccaaaGTTTCTATTcctaatttaagttaa